Part of the Candidatus Neomarinimicrobiota bacterium genome is shown below.
TCAGGCTATCTTCAAAGTTTTGAACACAGAAGGGGCAGGCGGTCACAACCGCATCGACTCCCAGCTCTGCCGCCTCGTTGACCCTCAGGTTGGAGAAGCGCTCGCCCGCTTCTGTCTCCAGAAACATTCTTCCTCCCCCGCCCCCGCAACAGAGGGTATTGGCACGATTTTCCTCGAACTCCTCCACCACGACCCCCGGAAGGCTCCGGAGTACCTCCCTGGGTTCTCGAGTCAAGGCTCCGTAGCGGCTCAGATAGCATGGATCATGATAGACAACTCTGATCTCCTTTCTACTATCCTTAAGATTGGCCTTGCTGCTCTGATTCACTTGCAGTCGATCATCGGCCATCAGCAGAGCCAGATACTCAGTGTAATGAAAGACTTCATATTGACCCTCGTGTTCCGGATAGACGAATTTGAACATCTCATAGTCGTGAGGAGAAAAGGCCACAATGGTTCTGACTTCCTTCTTTTCGAAAATAGCTATATTCTTCCGAATTAGTTCCTCCAGGAACCCCTCTTCCCCGACATATCGGACAAGGTCGCCGCTGTCCCGTTCATCCTCACCCAAAGCTCCGAACTTGACATCGGCTGAGCTCATGAGACTAGCCAGGCTGCGAACTGCTCT
Proteins encoded:
- a CDS encoding (Fe-S)-binding protein; this translates as PSQRGRWCEDLSIPKVEEAGGILLYAGSAACYDPRMKRAVRSLASLMSSADVKFGALGEDERDSGDLVRYVGEEGFLEELIRKNIAIFEKKEVRTIVAFSPHDYEMFKFVYPEHEGQYEVFHYTEYLALLMADDRLQVNQSSKANLKDSRKEIRVVYHDPCYLSRYGALTREPREVLRSLPGVVVEEFEENRANTLCCGGGGGRMFLETEAGERFSNLRVNEAAELGVDAVVTACPFCVQNFEDSLKTEKLDGIRIFDLAEFTAHRVL